A genomic window from Leptolyngbya sp. BL0902 includes:
- a CDS encoding GH116 family glycosyl hydrolase yields the protein MTETPTMPQIPVQSWQRPLGQGWDQHYLVRYASNLDDGPWHGAPLGGFGAGCIGRSPRGDFNLWHIDGGEHVFQTFPGCQFSVFESGGGQTQAYALSTEPPQGGTLSTWNWYPALTPERSTGTYHALYPRSWYRYENVFRAEITCEQLSPIWPDNYQEASYPVAVFEWTAHNPTNQPLTLCIMVSWQNMVGWFTNTKKSPEVLQRDDGSPYYDYVPAIGQSQGNYAQLISTDGLKGCLMSGDWQRLREPQEGDGQWCIATLDNPDIEISYDLRWNPAGDGADLWAAWAKLGRLMNLLDTTAAGENEQVGCALALRFTLQPGETRQFPIALAWDLPVTEFAKGVSAYRRYTDFFGRDGRNARAIAHQALTNYQDWQRQITTWQQPILDRPDLPDWFKMALFNELYDLTSGGTLWSAATEADPVGQFAVLECIDYRWYESLDVRLYGGFATLLLWPELEKSILRAFAQAIPTQDDRRRIIGYYLTMGVESPLAQRKTKGATPHDLGAPNEQPWVQTNYTSYQDCNLWKDLGSDFVIQVYRAFVFTGSSDLEFLQTCWPAVVETLQYLKHFDRDGDGIPENEGAPDQTFDDWRLKGLSAYCGGLWLAALEAALAMGNLLAEQNLAPGTIPILLTQYQRWLEGGLRAYHPKLWNGRYYRLDMGSGSDVVMADQLCGQFMARLLNLPDLVEEKYIQSSLDAIYEACFVNFNQVAQTQERPQAQKFEGAQVGNFSAATLKQPIGAANGVLPDGTPEDPDSTHQQEVWTGINFGLAAFYAQMGHTDKAMAMTEAVVRQIYDYGLQFRTPEAITALGTYRACHYMRPLAIWGLYALLESQD from the coding sequence ATGACTGAAACACCGACTATGCCCCAAATTCCCGTCCAGTCCTGGCAGCGGCCCCTTGGCCAAGGCTGGGATCAGCATTACCTTGTGCGCTATGCCAGCAATTTAGACGATGGCCCCTGGCATGGGGCACCGCTGGGGGGCTTTGGGGCCGGGTGTATCGGTCGCTCGCCCAGGGGGGATTTCAACCTCTGGCACATCGACGGTGGTGAGCATGTGTTCCAGACGTTCCCCGGCTGTCAGTTCAGCGTGTTTGAATCCGGCGGCGGGCAAACCCAAGCCTACGCCCTGAGCACAGAACCGCCTCAAGGCGGCACCCTTTCTACTTGGAATTGGTATCCCGCTTTGACCCCAGAACGCTCCACCGGGACGTACCATGCCCTCTACCCTCGCAGTTGGTACCGCTACGAGAACGTGTTTCGGGCGGAAATTACCTGCGAGCAGTTGTCCCCCATTTGGCCCGACAACTACCAAGAAGCCAGCTATCCCGTCGCGGTGTTTGAGTGGACGGCCCACAACCCCACCAATCAGCCCCTCACCCTTTGCATCATGGTGAGCTGGCAGAACATGGTGGGCTGGTTTACCAATACGAAAAAATCCCCGGAAGTGTTGCAGCGGGACGATGGTAGCCCCTACTACGATTACGTTCCCGCCATTGGCCAAAGCCAGGGTAACTACGCCCAACTGATTTCCACCGACGGCCTCAAAGGTTGCCTGATGAGCGGCGATTGGCAACGGCTGCGGGAACCCCAGGAGGGCGACGGCCAATGGTGCATTGCCACGCTGGATAACCCGGATATCGAGATTTCCTACGATCTGCGCTGGAACCCGGCTGGAGATGGGGCTGACCTATGGGCGGCCTGGGCCAAGCTGGGCCGATTGATGAACCTGCTGGATACCACAGCGGCAGGGGAAAACGAGCAGGTCGGTTGCGCCCTGGCCCTGCGGTTTACCCTGCAACCGGGGGAAACGCGACAGTTCCCCATCGCCCTGGCCTGGGATTTGCCCGTGACGGAGTTTGCCAAGGGCGTCAGCGCCTACCGCCGCTATACAGATTTCTTCGGGCGGGATGGGCGCAATGCGCGGGCGATTGCCCATCAAGCGTTGACGAATTACCAAGACTGGCAACGGCAAATCACCACCTGGCAGCAGCCGATTTTGGACAGGCCCGACCTGCCGGACTGGTTCAAAATGGCGCTGTTCAACGAACTCTACGACCTCACGAGCGGCGGCACCCTGTGGAGTGCGGCGACGGAGGCCGACCCCGTGGGCCAGTTTGCGGTGCTGGAATGCATCGACTACCGCTGGTACGAAAGCCTGGATGTGCGGCTCTATGGCGGCTTTGCCACCCTGTTGCTGTGGCCAGAACTGGAAAAATCCATCCTGCGGGCCTTTGCCCAGGCCATCCCTACCCAGGACGACCGACGGCGGATCATTGGCTACTACCTGACCATGGGCGTAGAAAGTCCCCTGGCCCAGCGCAAAACCAAGGGAGCCACCCCCCACGACCTCGGTGCCCCCAACGAGCAGCCCTGGGTGCAAACCAACTACACCAGCTACCAAGACTGCAACCTCTGGAAAGACCTGGGCAGCGACTTTGTGATTCAGGTCTATCGCGCCTTTGTCTTTACGGGGTCGAGCGACCTAGAATTTCTGCAAACCTGCTGGCCTGCGGTGGTGGAAACCCTGCAATACCTCAAGCACTTCGACCGCGACGGCGACGGCATCCCCGAAAACGAAGGTGCCCCCGACCAAACCTTTGATGATTGGAGGCTCAAGGGTCTCAGTGCCTACTGCGGCGGGCTGTGGCTGGCGGCGTTAGAAGCAGCTCTGGCCATGGGCAATCTCCTAGCCGAACAAAACCTCGCCCCCGGCACCATCCCGATTTTGCTGACCCAGTACCAGCGCTGGCTAGAGGGCGGCCTCCGGGCCTACCACCCCAAACTGTGGAATGGCCGCTATTACCGCCTCGATATGGGCAGCGGCTCCGATGTGGTGATGGCCGACCAACTCTGCGGTCAGTTCATGGCACGGCTGCTGAACCTACCGGACTTGGTGGAAGAGAAATACATTCAGTCCTCCCTAGACGCCATCTACGAAGCCTGTTTCGTCAACTTTAACCAGGTGGCCCAAACCCAAGAGCGGCCCCAGGCCCAAAAGTTTGAGGGAGCCCAGGTCGGCAACTTCAGCGCCGCCACCTTAAAGCAACCCATCGGAGCCGCTAACGGTGTACTCCCCGACGGCACCCCCGAAGACCCCGACAGCACCCACCAACAGGAAGTGTGGACGGGCATCAACTTTGGACTTGCCGCGTTCTATGCCCAAATGGGCCACACGGATAAAGCTATGGCCATGACCGAAGCCGTCGTTCGCCAAATCTACGACTACGGCCTGCAATTCCGCACCCCGGAGGCCATCACCGCCCTGGGCACCTATCGCGCCTGCCACTATATGCGGCCCCTGGCGATTTGGGGTCTCTATGCGCTGCTGGAATCCCAGGACTGA
- a CDS encoding aspartate aminotransferase family protein — protein sequence MSLKTLVQKSLKSLPFTSNGHSGFSPAQFDAAVMTTYGRFPLTLTRGKGCFVWDDQGRRYLDFVAGIATCTLGHAHPAMVEAVSQQIQTLHHVSNLYYIPEQGALAQWLVEHSCADRAFFCNSGAEANEGAIKLARKYAHTKRGIANPLIITAQASFHGRTLATITATGQPKYQKNFDPLMPGFAYVPYNDIAALESLIAELDADTPQVAAIMLEALQGEGGVCPGDRAYFQRIRQLCDEKGILLILDEVQVGMGRTGTLWGYENLGIEPDIFTSAKGLGGGIPIGALLCKSSCDVFEPGDHASTFGGNPFACKVGLTVCQTLETENLLKNVQQRGEQLRLGLQKLIQQYPTQLEQVRGWGLINGLVLQPESAIKSVDIVKAAMDEGLLLVPAGPQVVRFVPPLNVSADEIQQAILSTEKALAMTIKRQRA from the coding sequence GTGAGCCTAAAAACCCTTGTCCAAAAGTCCCTCAAATCCTTGCCCTTCACCAGCAACGGCCACAGCGGTTTCTCCCCGGCCCAGTTCGATGCGGCGGTGATGACCACCTACGGGCGCTTTCCCCTCACCCTCACCCGTGGCAAGGGCTGTTTTGTCTGGGATGACCAGGGCCGTCGTTACCTGGATTTTGTGGCCGGAATTGCCACCTGCACCCTCGGCCACGCCCACCCCGCCATGGTGGAGGCGGTCAGCCAGCAGATCCAAACCCTGCACCATGTCTCGAACCTCTACTACATTCCCGAACAGGGTGCCCTGGCCCAATGGCTGGTGGAGCATTCCTGTGCGGATCGGGCGTTTTTCTGCAACTCTGGGGCGGAGGCCAACGAAGGGGCAATTAAGCTAGCCCGCAAGTATGCCCACACCAAACGGGGCATTGCTAACCCGCTGATCATCACCGCCCAGGCCAGCTTCCACGGGCGCACCCTGGCCACCATCACCGCCACCGGACAGCCCAAGTATCAGAAAAACTTTGACCCGCTGATGCCGGGATTTGCCTACGTGCCCTACAACGACATTGCGGCTCTGGAGTCTCTGATTGCCGAACTGGATGCCGACACGCCCCAGGTCGCGGCCATCATGCTAGAGGCGCTTCAGGGGGAAGGGGGCGTCTGTCCGGGGGATCGGGCCTATTTCCAGCGAATTCGGCAACTGTGCGACGAAAAGGGTATTCTGCTGATTTTGGACGAAGTGCAGGTGGGCATGGGCCGCACGGGCACCCTCTGGGGCTACGAAAATCTGGGCATCGAGCCGGATATCTTCACCTCCGCGAAGGGCTTGGGCGGCGGCATTCCCATCGGGGCGCTGCTCTGCAAGTCCTCCTGCGATGTGTTTGAACCGGGCGACCACGCCAGCACTTTTGGCGGCAATCCCTTTGCTTGCAAGGTGGGCCTCACCGTCTGCCAAACCCTAGAAACCGAAAACCTGCTGAAAAACGTGCAGCAGCGGGGCGAACAACTGCGGTTGGGTCTGCAAAAGCTGATACAGCAATATCCCACCCAACTCGAACAGGTGCGCGGTTGGGGGTTGATTAACGGCCTGGTGCTGCAACCGGAAAGCGCGATTAAATCCGTGGACATTGTGAAAGCCGCCATGGATGAAGGCTTGCTGCTCGTCCCAGCGGGGCCGCAGGTGGTGCGCTTTGTGCCCCCGCTGAACGTCAGTGCCGACGAAATTCAGCAGGCCATCCTATCCACCGAAAAAGCCCTGGCCATGACGATCAAGCGGCAGCGTGCTTAG
- a CDS encoding Uma2 family endonuclease, producing the protein MVQADLYKNLPTSDELPDSDDTPVDNEDQNLLPNYLLFLLKLIWADRQDWYFGVDMGIYHTTGENCRIPVIPDGFLALGVPRRKPGQRFRRSYVLWEEEGTVPIMALEMVSWSPGGEYAEKMTLYANLGVLYYVIYNPEYWGRDQHQPFEVYKLIGGKYQLQRGEPYWMPEVGLAIGRAQGLLGGELRELLTWFDAEGNRYPSAEEKALELEAQAQAYQSQVEQERQARLGAIQPLHQRGLSTAEIASILSLSVDEVDQAIRPDET; encoded by the coding sequence ATGGTACAAGCCGACCTTTACAAAAATCTTCCCACCAGCGACGAGCTGCCCGACTCCGACGATACCCCCGTGGATAACGAAGACCAAAATCTTTTACCCAACTACCTGCTCTTTTTGCTGAAGCTGATCTGGGCCGACCGCCAAGATTGGTACTTTGGCGTGGACATGGGCATCTACCACACCACCGGGGAAAACTGCCGTATTCCGGTGATCCCTGACGGCTTTTTGGCCCTGGGGGTGCCCCGTCGCAAACCCGGTCAGCGCTTCCGCAGAAGCTATGTGCTCTGGGAAGAAGAAGGCACCGTTCCGATCATGGCCTTGGAGATGGTGTCCTGGAGTCCCGGCGGGGAGTACGCCGAAAAAATGACCCTCTACGCCAACCTCGGCGTTCTGTACTACGTCATCTACAACCCGGAGTACTGGGGCCGCGACCAACACCAACCCTTCGAGGTCTACAAGTTAATCGGCGGGAAATACCAACTCCAGCGGGGCGAACCCTACTGGATGCCGGAGGTGGGCCTCGCCATTGGTCGCGCCCAGGGACTTTTGGGGGGCGAACTCCGAGAGCTATTAACCTGGTTTGATGCCGAGGGCAACCGCTATCCTTCCGCCGAAGAAAAAGCCCTAGAACTGGAAGCCCAAGCCCAGGCGTACCAATCCCAGGTCGAGCAGGAGCGTCAGGCCCGTCTAGGAGCCATTCAACCGCTGCATCAACGGGGACTCTCAACCGCAGAAATCGCCAGCATTCTGAGTTTGTCTGTGGATGAGGTTGATCAAGCAATCCGCCCTGATGAAACCTAA
- a CDS encoding 4-hydroxy-3-methylbut-2-enyl diphosphate reductase encodes MDTKAFKRSLNHSENYFRHGFGHGSEVAGQMQTEYNSGLIQEIRALNYTLTRGNVTIKLAEAFGFCWGVERAVAMAYETRQHFPTQQIWITNEIIHNPSVNQRLKEMNVAFIEVKNGEKDFSVVGQGDVVILPAFGASVQEMQLLNDKGCTMVDTTCPWVSKVWNTVEKHKKQDHTSIIHGKYNHEETVATSSFAGKYLIVLNLEQAEYVANYILNGGNREEFMAKFGKACSAGFDPDTDLERIGIANQTTMLKGETEQIGKLFEHTMLKKYGPQALNDHFLSFNTICDATQERQDAMFKLVDETLDVMLVIGGYNSSNTTHLQEIAVEREIPSYHIDSADRIGPGNRIEHKRLHGDMTVTDNWLPAGPIVVGVTSGASTPDRSVEDAIERIFAIKSEPVLA; translated from the coding sequence ATGGATACCAAGGCTTTTAAGCGCTCCCTCAACCATTCTGAGAACTACTTTCGCCATGGCTTTGGTCACGGGAGTGAAGTGGCAGGTCAAATGCAGACCGAATACAACAGTGGTCTAATTCAGGAAATTCGGGCGCTTAACTATACCCTCACTCGCGGCAACGTCACCATCAAACTGGCGGAGGCGTTTGGCTTTTGTTGGGGCGTAGAACGGGCGGTGGCGATGGCCTACGAAACTCGGCAGCACTTCCCCACCCAGCAAATTTGGATTACTAACGAAATTATCCACAACCCCAGCGTTAACCAGCGCCTGAAGGAAATGAACGTTGCCTTTATTGAGGTGAAAAACGGCGAAAAAGATTTTTCTGTGGTGGGTCAAGGCGATGTGGTAATCCTTCCCGCCTTTGGGGCCAGCGTGCAAGAAATGCAGTTGCTCAACGACAAGGGCTGCACCATGGTGGATACCACCTGCCCCTGGGTTTCTAAGGTGTGGAACACGGTGGAAAAGCACAAAAAACAAGACCACACCTCCATCATCCACGGCAAATATAACCATGAAGAAACCGTGGCCACCAGCTCCTTTGCGGGCAAGTATTTGATCGTTCTGAATTTAGAACAGGCGGAATACGTTGCCAACTACATCCTCAACGGCGGCAACCGGGAGGAATTTATGGCCAAGTTTGGTAAGGCTTGCTCCGCTGGGTTTGACCCCGACACCGACCTAGAACGCATCGGCATTGCCAACCAAACGACTATGCTGAAGGGCGAAACCGAGCAAATCGGTAAACTCTTTGAGCACACCATGCTGAAAAAGTATGGCCCCCAAGCCCTCAACGATCATTTCCTCAGCTTTAATACCATCTGCGATGCCACCCAAGAACGGCAAGACGCCATGTTCAAACTGGTGGATGAGACGCTCGATGTGATGCTTGTTATCGGCGGCTACAACTCTTCCAACACCACCCACCTGCAAGAAATTGCCGTTGAGCGAGAGATTCCCTCCTACCACATCGACAGCGCCGACCGCATTGGCCCCGGCAACCGCATCGAGCACAAACGCCTCCACGGCGACATGACCGTGACCGACAACTGGCTCCCCGCTGGCCCCATCGTCGTCGGCGTCACTTCCGGGGCGTCAACGCCTGATCGATCCGTAGAAGACGCTATCGAGCGCATCTTTGCAATTAAGTCGGAGCCCGTGCTGGCCTAA
- a CDS encoding tetratricopeptide repeat protein, whose translation MTISELLKAGIEKAKLGYFQDALAIFTQVLRLDGACAKAYYNRGCAYRDLNQYRQALDDFSTALSLDPQLASAYINRGNVYYLMGELAAGLADLDRAIALQPSALKAYGSRGRLKLDMADYRGAIADFSRVLDAQPQFVKVLLWRGLAYLKQGTHLPSADQRHPAYQRAIEDFSALLARQPHHAEALNYRAVAHFQLRNYYQATLDLNQALHHRPDYAEAYVNRGTLRHEMGDDQGAIDDYTAVLTLYPALQDRAYNQTLVGLSLAKLDHTSREDPSRNLRFRLADLYDSRGHLHAQMGDLAEANADYTLALRFNPRSGHLLANRGRVLSRQGQYQAALADFDAALALSTEDALVYCDRGYAHYFLGAWEQALADFNQALALNPDLAEAYLGRGHTQIRLAKRANAALSDFRKTLELSWDSRQLQRSRPL comes from the coding sequence ATGACAATCAGTGAACTTCTGAAGGCTGGAATTGAAAAGGCCAAGCTTGGGTATTTTCAGGATGCCCTGGCAATTTTTACGCAGGTGCTGCGCCTGGATGGGGCTTGCGCCAAGGCCTATTACAATCGAGGCTGTGCCTACCGCGATTTGAACCAGTATCGTCAGGCCCTGGATGATTTTTCGACCGCCCTGAGCCTAGATCCGCAGTTGGCCAGCGCCTATATCAACCGAGGCAATGTCTATTACCTCATGGGCGAATTGGCGGCGGGGTTGGCCGATCTCGACCGGGCGATTGCCCTGCAACCCAGTGCCCTCAAAGCCTATGGTAGTCGGGGTCGCCTCAAGCTGGATATGGCGGACTACCGGGGGGCAATTGCCGATTTTTCTAGGGTGCTAGACGCCCAGCCGCAATTTGTGAAGGTGCTGCTATGGCGGGGTTTAGCCTACCTCAAGCAAGGGACGCATCTGCCCTCAGCGGATCAGCGCCATCCGGCCTATCAGCGCGCTATCGAAGACTTCTCGGCTCTGCTAGCCCGCCAACCCCACCACGCCGAAGCTCTAAACTATCGGGCCGTGGCCCACTTTCAACTCCGAAACTACTACCAGGCAACCCTCGATCTCAACCAGGCCCTACATCATCGACCTGACTATGCCGAAGCCTACGTCAACCGAGGAACGCTGCGCCACGAGATGGGGGATGATCAGGGAGCCATTGACGACTACACAGCGGTGCTCACCCTCTATCCGGCGCTACAGGATCGAGCCTATAACCAAACTCTGGTGGGGCTATCCCTAGCTAAGCTCGACCATACTTCTCGAGAAGATCCATCCCGAAACCTACGATTTCGGCTGGCGGATCTGTACGACAGTCGTGGTCATCTCCATGCCCAGATGGGCGATTTGGCGGAAGCCAACGCTGACTATACCCTGGCGCTGCGGTTTAATCCTCGCAGTGGGCACCTGCTAGCCAATCGGGGGCGCGTTCTTAGTCGCCAAGGCCAGTATCAAGCGGCCCTCGCCGACTTTGATGCCGCCCTGGCCCTCAGCACTGAGGATGCGCTAGTCTACTGTGATCGGGGCTATGCCCACTATTTTCTGGGCGCGTGGGAGCAAGCCTTGGCCGACTTCAATCAAGCCCTGGCCCTCAATCCTGATCTGGCAGAAGCCTACCTGGGCCGAGGCCACACTCAAATTCGCCTTGCCAAACGGGCCAATGCCGCCCTCAGCGACTTTCGCAAAACGTTGGAACTGTCTTGGGATAGTCGCCAACTTCAGCGCTCACGGCCTTTGTAG
- a CDS encoding alpha/beta fold hydrolase, giving the protein MTHPILTRHHVCFAGQGQTPMLFAHGFGCDQTMWRWVAPAFAADYQVITFDYVGSGKSDLTAYDPNRYQSLQGYAQDVLAICDTLALEKLIFVGHSVSAMIGVLAAIQAPQYFQQLILVAPSPCYINDDDYVGGFERRDIEQLLELMERNYLGWASFLAPVAMKNEDNPDLTRELEDSFCSTDPEIATRFAKATFYADNRSDLPRVKIPSLILQCTEDSIAPKAVGYYLQHHLPHSTLQIMQATGHCPHMSHPEETIALMKAYLAETL; this is encoded by the coding sequence ATGACTCATCCCATCTTGACTCGTCACCACGTTTGTTTTGCTGGGCAGGGGCAAACGCCGATGCTGTTTGCCCACGGCTTTGGCTGTGATCAAACCATGTGGCGCTGGGTTGCTCCGGCCTTCGCCGCTGATTATCAAGTCATTACCTTTGACTATGTGGGGTCAGGCAAATCTGACCTCACAGCCTACGATCCCAATCGCTATCAAAGCTTGCAGGGCTATGCCCAAGATGTCTTAGCCATCTGTGACACCCTGGCCTTAGAAAAGCTGATTTTTGTCGGCCATTCTGTGAGTGCAATGATTGGTGTCTTAGCGGCGATTCAGGCCCCACAATACTTCCAGCAGTTGATTTTAGTTGCCCCTTCCCCCTGTTATATTAATGATGATGATTATGTTGGCGGATTTGAGCGGCGCGACATTGAACAACTGCTGGAACTAATGGAGCGAAACTACCTAGGCTGGGCTAGTTTTTTGGCCCCTGTGGCAATGAAAAATGAAGACAACCCAGACCTCACCCGTGAACTAGAAGACAGCTTCTGCTCCACCGATCCAGAGATTGCTACTCGCTTTGCTAAAGCTACGTTTTATGCCGATAATCGTTCTGATTTACCCAGGGTTAAAATCCCTTCTCTAATTTTGCAGTGCACTGAAGATAGTATTGCCCCGAAGGCTGTGGGATACTATCTTCAGCACCATTTACCCCACAGTACGCTTCAGATTATGCAAGCGACGGGCCATTGTCCCCACATGAGTCATCCTGAGGAAACCATAGCCCTGATGAAAGCTTACTTAGCCGAAACCCTTTAG
- a CDS encoding diguanylate cyclase domain-containing protein yields the protein MEDRWDRAPAGYLVLNDSGIIIHVNTTLLKILGWSQKDLQGQRVDVILPIAARIFYHTHLFPLLRMKGKVEEIYLSFRPRSGHDIPVLINGRRRYDLAPISNDLVIIPIRNRIQYEDEILRSKKAAEIAVLAQQEAEQALIQQYEQRLLIRQISQNIRDSLDLTHIFTIAVQEIQQFTKADRVAIFQWDQSPEISGTFIAEALGNKVESLLSADRLETRYLATYYLARKSAGDILVESQLPDLGMSDGLTRFESMEELTDLENSKAPSNQAICNYGPQRFQIQSQLIAPLLQGEKIWGLLFIHQCTEPRFWQLREVDLIRELAGQLSLAIQQADLFQQLQAELREKERAEAQLIQINADLSRTQALLEQLADTDGLTQIANRRSFDRRLDQEWARLAREQQPLSILLFDVDYFKRYNDTYGHQQGDRCLVAIAQAAQQVIGRSADFLARYGGEEFIIILPNTPRAGAMAVAEAVRQAVVALQLPHRTSPVASVVTLSIGVSSLVPTSEDTPFTPVHQADQALYQAKQAGRNRTQGWSP from the coding sequence ATGGAGGATCGGTGGGACAGGGCTCCTGCCGGATACCTAGTCCTGAATGATTCAGGCATCATTATTCATGTCAATACTACGCTATTGAAGATTCTAGGCTGGAGTCAGAAGGATTTGCAGGGTCAAAGAGTCGATGTGATTCTTCCTATTGCCGCTCGCATTTTTTACCACACTCACCTCTTCCCCTTATTGAGAATGAAGGGTAAGGTTGAGGAAATTTATCTTTCTTTTCGACCTCGTTCGGGTCACGATATTCCTGTGCTCATCAATGGTCGTCGTCGCTATGATTTGGCTCCCATCAGCAATGACCTCGTCATTATTCCCATTCGGAATCGCATTCAGTATGAGGATGAAATTCTACGGTCTAAAAAAGCCGCTGAGATAGCAGTTCTAGCTCAGCAAGAAGCCGAACAAGCACTGATTCAGCAATATGAGCAGCGGCTACTTATCCGACAGATTTCCCAGAACATTCGCGATAGTCTAGATTTAACTCACATTTTTACCATTGCGGTTCAAGAGATTCAACAGTTTACTAAGGCCGACCGAGTAGCGATTTTTCAGTGGGATCAATCACCGGAGATTTCCGGGACATTTATCGCTGAGGCTCTGGGAAATAAGGTTGAAAGCCTGCTCTCTGCGGATCGTTTAGAGACCCGCTATTTAGCCACCTACTACCTAGCCCGAAAATCAGCAGGAGATATTCTGGTTGAATCTCAACTTCCTGATCTAGGTATGTCTGACGGCCTAACTCGATTCGAGTCTATGGAAGAGCTAACTGATTTAGAAAATTCTAAAGCGCCGAGCAATCAGGCGATTTGTAACTATGGGCCTCAGCGGTTTCAGATTCAGTCTCAACTGATTGCGCCTCTGTTGCAGGGAGAAAAAATCTGGGGTTTGCTATTTATTCACCAATGTACCGAGCCCCGGTTTTGGCAGTTGAGAGAGGTAGATCTGATTCGGGAACTGGCGGGGCAGCTTTCCTTAGCGATTCAGCAGGCAGATTTATTTCAGCAGTTGCAGGCAGAACTGCGAGAAAAAGAACGCGCTGAAGCCCAACTCATACAAATTAATGCGGATCTTTCCCGTACTCAGGCCCTGCTAGAGCAACTGGCGGATACTGATGGGCTAACCCAGATTGCTAATCGCCGCAGTTTTGATCGTCGTTTAGATCAAGAGTGGGCACGGCTAGCCAGGGAACAACAGCCCCTATCTATCCTGTTGTTTGATGTGGACTATTTCAAGCGCTACAACGACACCTACGGCCACCAGCAGGGTGATCGCTGTTTGGTGGCCATTGCCCAGGCGGCCCAGCAGGTCATTGGTCGTTCTGCCGACTTCCTAGCCCGCTACGGCGGGGAGGAATTTATTATTATTTTGCCGAATACCCCCAGGGCGGGGGCCATGGCGGTGGCTGAAGCCGTGCGGCAGGCGGTTGTGGCTCTCCAACTTCCCCATCGCACCTCCCCGGTGGCCTCCGTTGTCACCCTCAGTATTGGGGTCAGCAGTTTGGTGCCCACCTCCGAGGACACTCCCTTCACCCCGGTTCACCAGGCTGATCAAGCCCTGTATCAGGCTAAGCAGGCGGGGCGCAACCGGACGCAGGGATGGTCGCCCTAG
- a CDS encoding response regulator transcription factor: MSTVLIVDDSSTLREMIAGLLLKAGLTVLEAKDGVEAQAMIQASPPDLVVLDIVMPNMNGYELCRWIKNNATTQSIPVIICSSKGEEFDRYWGMKQGADAYITKPFRPDDMISTVRQLLR, from the coding sequence ATGAGTACAGTCTTGATTGTGGATGACAGTTCAACTCTCCGGGAAATGATCGCCGGACTTTTGCTCAAGGCTGGCTTAACAGTCCTAGAGGCCAAAGATGGAGTTGAGGCCCAGGCGATGATCCAAGCCTCCCCGCCCGATTTGGTGGTGCTGGATATCGTCATGCCCAATATGAACGGCTATGAGCTCTGCCGCTGGATCAAAAATAACGCCACCACCCAATCCATTCCGGTGATTATCTGCTCCTCCAAGGGCGAGGAATTTGACCGCTACTGGGGGATGAAACAGGGGGCCGATGCCTACATCACCAAGCCCTTCCGCCCCGACGACATGATCAGCACCGTGCGGCAACTGCTGCGCTAG